One Dysosmobacter welbionis DNA segment encodes these proteins:
- a CDS encoding alpha/beta hydrolase, translating into MDLGHVMFLEDPEQFNKTILNFVENYTWT; encoded by the coding sequence TTGGATCTGGGACATGTGATGTTCCTGGAGGACCCGGAGCAGTTCAACAAGACCATCCTGAACTTTGTGGAGAATTACACCTGGACATAA